The genomic interval ACTGAAGCGTGGTGAGCAGTCGCGGGTGCTGCGGCAGGCCGTGTTCACCCGCCCCGTGCCGTCATCACCCTCCGGGTTGTCCCGCTCCGAACCTCCCTCTCCAGACGAGGCATCCGGCAGGGGAACGATGATGCCGCCATCCTGCTGCTGAGCCAGCGCGAGCGAGGGCAGGGCGAGAGCCAGACATGCCAGGAGCAAGAGGCCCGGGACGCGAAGGACGTGACGGAGAGAAGCCATGACGGAAGCGCCACCCTAACCGCCCTGCGGCATAGATGCATCCACCGTGGAAACCGGAAGTCAGGGGTAGATTGTCCCACCCCTTGGCATTCATCTGGTAGCGTACGGCCCGCGATGGCCGCCCCCA from Myxococcus stipitatus carries:
- a CDS encoding MXAN_6627.5 family MYXO-CTERM protein encodes the protein MASLRHVLRVPGLLLLACLALALPSLALAQQQDGGIIVPLPDASSGEGGSERDNPEGDDGTGRVNTACRSTRDCSPRFSCEDGTCRYTGVRKAEQVGCVMGAEAALVLVGLAGMALPRRKR